TGTCGGCATCAGGCAGACGCAGAGACAGTCCGGTAATAGCAATAGCACGATGTACATTCAGGTGATTATCTGTGGTTTCAGCTTGTTCAAAGTCCTTCGTTTCTGCTGGAAGTTCCTGCAGATATTCCACCATCTCACGTACTGTACTGCAAAAAACAAGTAGTTCTTGTCCTAATTCACGTCCCATATGTGCAGACAGCTTGTCAAGTAATTGATAGGAGAGGATGGAATTGCCTCCAAGTGCGAGAAAAGAAGTATCCATCTCAATCTTTCCTGCGGGCAATTGAAGAATTTCGGCCCAGGCTTTACGTACGGTATATTCCAAAGACGATGTGGAAACCGTCTCGTGTCCTTGCTGTTGTGTGTTTTTGCGAATCAGCTCTTCAATGGCCTCGATGTCCTTGGTAAATACTCCACGCTCATAATCGTTTCTCAGCATGAAGCGCTGGACCTTGCCACTCGTCGTTTTGGGGATGACCTTGATTGGGAGAACATGAGTGATCTCAATACCCAATCCAGCCCTCATACGTTGGATCAGATCCTGTCGTACCTCCAGAAACTGTGGAGCGCTCGATTTGTATTTAACAAATACAAGCAGCTCCTCTACTTGTTTGAGGCTGTTAAAGTGCCCGACTACCGTCAAATTCCCTCTCGGAATGCTGCTATTCTGGTACAAAATTTCTTCAAGATCATGCGCATAATGGTTCTGTCCCCGAATAAACACAATGTCCTTGATTCGTCCGCTTACAACCAGGGAACCATCAGCCATATAACCCAAGTCTCCAGTGCGAAGCCACCCATCCACATACATTTCACGATTGATCTCGGGAAGACTGTAATATCCGGAGGTTACCGATTCCCCACGAATCTGGATTTCGCCAACAACCCGCTCATCCAGCACTTCACCCTGTTCATCCGCAATCCGGATTTGAATCCCTGTCATGGGATATCCTTCATGGACAAATTCGATCACATCCGAAGTATGGCTATCACTGCTAGGCAGCTGGACTGGCACAGCCAGTCCTTCCTGCACCAGCCGCGAACGCGAAATACGTTCAATTCGCGGCTCTTCACCCAGTCTGGAGGTACATACACCTACTGTCGCTTCTGCCATGCCATACGCAGGAAACATCATATTGGAACGATAGCCACAAGAACTGAATTTTTTGACAAATCGCTCGATAACAGACGTTGATATAGGCTCTGCACCATTCAAGGTCATACGCAGTGAAGACAGATCCAGCGTTGAGAGCTTGGAATCCGGGATCTTCTGAACCATCCATTCGAAACCGAAATTGGTACAGCAAAACCATTTTCCCTGATGCTCCGTAATCTTGCGCAAGAACAGATAAGGCGACCGTACGAAGGTATAAGGTGACATCACCATGATGTTGGCTCCACTCAGGACGGGTGTCAGGTGCTGTCCAAATATCCCCATATCATGCGTATGCGGCAACCAGGTAAACACATTATCTCCTTCTTCAGCTCCAAGAAAAGTCTTGCATGCAATACTGTTGGCGATAATATTGTGATTTGTTAACTGCACACCTTTGGGAATTCCCGTGCTTCCTGATGAGAATTGCAGGAACACAATGTCATCAGGAGAGGTTGGGCATAGATCAGCCATCTGCTGGCCTGCTTGAAGCTGGTTCACGCTAATCAACATAAGACCTTTGAATACCGGACTTTCCGCAAGCTGCTTATACTTGGGCATGTAGGCTTCCTCGACGATAACGACCGGACGGCCGAGTACCTCCCACACTTTCGTGAATTTCTCCAGACCGGCCGAGCCTGGTTCCCAGGCAGCCGGAGGACTAACCGGGGCGACAATAATGCCCCCCAGCATACAAGCCCAAAAGGTACGGTAAAATTCCTGTGATTGGTCAATTTCCAAAATAACGACCTGTCCTTGTTGAATGCCTTGCTCCTGAAGAGACTGCAGGTACTTGCGCGCCTGCATCAGTAATTCAGGATATGATTCAAACTGCTCATCACCTGAAGAACTGATATAGGTCATTCCCTTTTCTGGATGAATATCTGCAATGTAGATTAGCATCTCAGCCACTGTTGAATAATGTTCTGGCACAATCAGCTCGGGTCCTCGCTGTATGGATTTACTGGACATGTTGCACCTCCATTGCCTCATTGTGAACTACCACTTTCACATCGCTACCAAGCTTGTCATCAATCAGCTGTTTCATACGTTTGATGTCCAGACCAGTCTGACAGGTCAGATGTACGTACAGACACTCTTCGTCGTAGCGAATAATCCATTCGAATTGGGCGAGTCCCGAATTCGAATCTTGGTCATCCGACGACTGAGACGACATTGGGATCGCTTCGCTGCTGGAGCTGAAGCCTTGATAATTAAACAGAATTATCTGACGCGGCTCCTGTTCTGCTTGCCTGTAGGCAGTTCCCAATTGTTCCTGTATGCCATCATATTGTGCCGAGAGGGAAGAATCATGTGTAAGTGCCATAAAGTTAATGCTGTGTTGCTTCGTAAATTCCAGACGTTCCAACAGATCTTCCTGTGTGAATTCACTGTCTACCAGCACTGGAATCAGATCTAGGAATTCTCCCACATAATCATAGTAGGATTCTTCACCATACTCCCTTCCGTAATGCACCAGGGCTATTGGCAATTGGCTTATGTTCAGATAAGCCGCAATGATGTTGGCAAAAGTTTCAAAGCATGTCCACCAAACATCTGCAGGCTCCTTCCCTGCAAGGGACAACTCGACAGTCATCGCTGAAGGCAACAATGTTTCTGTTTCCTTCAACTTGTTCATGACGATGGCGTTACATCTATTCCATGCCTGAAGCGAAAATTGTTTCTTCATTTCATCTTCTGATACCCCTAAAGGGCCATGAGACAGAAAATTTACATAATCCTCATAATTTCGTACTTGGTACAGAAGATCACTCTCGATCTCTATACCTTGCGGTCTATATAATGCCTTCGACTCAAGTTGCTGCTTGATGATCTGGGCACTCATACCATCAAACGCAAGGTGATCAAAACTCCAAATCAGCTTATGCTCCGTGGCTCCTGTACGCAAAATACACAGACGCCAAGGTAGTTCCTTCAACGTATACGTTTTGTGTAACAGAGACTGAACCAGTTTGTACTCCAACTGCTCAATCGTAGTCGAAGCATAATGACGAATATCAAGATACGGGATAAGCTGTTGCAGCATGTCCGCCGCTAACGATATATCACATGGATGCCAATACAATTGTTCTTCCTCATATATCATGCTGTGCAGCAACTGATGCCGGGATATAACCCCAAGAATCAGGTGTTTTACAGCTTGTTCATTCAATTCGCCTTCCAGCGTTGTTGTAAATCCGCTTGCTCGTGAAGTCGTAGAAGCATGTGCTTGTTGAATTGGAGATAGTGGGAATTGACCCATAGGGGGCATGCCCGCCATAAAAGATGAAACCTGATTGCAGCTGTTTAAGACATGCAGGACCAGGCTGTCCAGTTGTTTCTCATGAAGTGTTATGTCCTGTGGTATGACTATCGGGGACTGAATATGCAGGCTATCTTCGGACCAAACTGACGCCGGAGGATTAATATCTACCAATTTGGCAAGTCCTCTAACTGTCGGATATTGGAATAATTCGTTCACATTGATGGCAATTCCTTCTTTTGCCAAAATTTGAGTGAATGCAATCGCTTTGAGCGAATGCCCCCCATTTTGAAAGAAGTGATCTTCCACACCAATGCCTGGATTACCCAGGATCTGTCGCATGGCGGCAAGAATGACACGCTCTGTTTTTGTCCGAGGTGAACTCATCTCCAGAGACCTCTGCTGCTCTTCAACCAAATGCTCGGACAATGCCCTTCGGTCCACTTTGCCATTGGCATTAATCGGAAGATGATCCATTCGAATAATTCGTGCAGGCACCATGTACTCTGGCAGCTGCTGGTGAAGTTCTCTTCGAATATACTCAGCATCTGCTCCAGTATCGGTTGTATAAAAAGCGGCAATGTATAGACTTCCTGATGGTTCTGTAGCTGTCATGACAAAGGCATCACGAACTCCCGAAAGACGCTCCACGCAGTTGCCTATCTCCGATAACTCAATGCGGAAACCTCTAATTTTGACCTGGAAATCCGAACGTTCAATAAAAATCAGACTGCCGTCAGCCAGACGTTTGACGATGTCACCTGTCCGATACATTCGTTCTCCCTTGCGGAAGGGATCATCAAGAAAGTGTTTTCGGGTAAGATCCTCACGGTTAAGATATCCAATACCCACCGCATCCCCACTGATATACAGTTCCCCTGGAACGTTGGGTGGCACAGGCTTCAGCTCATCATCCAGAACATACAAAGCTGTGTTAGACAGGGGGGAACCTATGGGCAGTGAGCCAGTATAAGGCTCTGTTTGCTGTAATAAGTGGTAGGAGGCAAAAAAGGTTGCTTCCGTTGGCCCATATCCATTTAACAGCCTGCCCGGCCCCACGCATGCAAGCGCTTTGTTGGCATGACTCACCGATGCAGCTTCACCACCAAACATCACTATACGCACATTCTTCAAGCAATCAGCATCCCAATCCACCAGCATATTAAACAAGGATGTCGGAATATAAAATACTGAAATCCGTTGCTGTCGGATGACATCCGCCAAACGAGCCATATCCAAAATGGTCTCTTTTGAGATTAATACAAGAGTAGCGCCATTTATTAATGAAGCAAAAATATCGAAAATAGAACCGTCAAACGCATAGTTAGAAATTTGCAGGATACGATCCTCTGGCACGACGGTGACAAAATTACTATTTTTCATGACTTTGGTCACATTGCGATGACTCATCACAGTCCCTTTTGGGGTTCCTGTTGACCCTGATGTATAAATGATATAAGCCGGGTCAAGAGCAGTCTTGTTCATATGTTCAACGGGCTCCTGCATGTCTCCTGAATCAAATGCTGCCAGTTCATCTGCCGGCACGATACAAGGAACTACAGATTGCCATGTCGAGGCATACGCCGTTTCAGTCAATAACACAGCCGCATCGCAATCTTGCAAAATAAATTCAATTCTCGATGGCGGCGAAGCCGGGTCGATCGGGACATAACTGCAACCCACTTGGAGTGTAGCAAGAATACTGATCATCTGGTTCGGTCCACGGTCCAGAATGAGAGCAATACTGGAGCCTGATTTCACCCCTTGTCCAAGCAATCTGAACGCCAGCCACTGAACACGTTCATACAGATCCGCATAGCTCCATTCACCGTCTTCCCAGACCAATGCTGTCTTCTGTGCATCCACATGAACTTGTTCCTCGAACAATTGGGAAATGGTCGCATCTCGCGGATACTGGGCGGCATTATCGTTGACTCCATACAGCAGCCATTCCTCTTCCTCCGGTGTAGTGAGCTTAATCTGACCAATTCGTTCATTATCCCCTGTTATGATCTGAGACAGGATATACCGGAATTTATCCAGCATCCGTTCCATGGACTCCGCTTTAAACAAATCTGAGCGATAGTCAAGTTCAACCGTGTAACATTGTTTATGCTCGACCAGTGTCCAAGTCAGATCAAATTTGGCATCCACCTTACCTTCGACCCATGGTTCAAGCATCAGTTCCCCGGCTTCAGGATCATCGGTTCCCATATTAATGTAATTTAGCACCACATCAAATAGGGGGTTGCGGCTTAAATCACCGAATAGACCAAGTTGTTCCACCAGTGCTTCATAAGGATAATGCTGATGCTCATAACAGGATAACAGCTTGCCACGCATCTCATTCAAATACGTCTCTGTGGACCATTCTCTGTCCATGCTGGTGCGAATGGCAAGCATGTTCACGAACATACCCATAACGTTATTGAGTTCTGGCTTCTCGCGCCCCGCAACCGCTGTACCTACGACCAAGTCGTCTTGACCCGTATACTTCCAGATTAATAGATTCAAAGTTGCCATGAACAACATATAGGGTGTAAGCCCTTGTTGAGTACAGAAGTCATTGACCTGTGTGCTTAACGACTCACCCAGTTCAATGGAACGTCTGTCTCCGCTGTAGGATGACGCGCCATGTCTCGGGAAGTCTGTTAGCAATTCAACCGGGGCAGGCATGTCCTCGAATTCCCGTATCCAAAACTCGGCGTCTTCAACAGATTGTCCATGTGACGCAACTTCATCACGCCATTCCGCATAATCCTTATACTGGATGTCAAGAGATTGCAATGTTTCTCCTCTGTACATGCGTGCAAAATCCTGCATCAGGATCGCAATGGAACTCTGATCCGAAATGATATGATGCATATCGATGAATAAGATGTGTTCCTCTTGAGAAAGGCGAATGAGCTTAACACGAACCAATGGTGCGCTGGTCAGATCAAAAGGCTTGATCCATTCCATGACCTGCTCTAACCCTGCCGTTTCTAATTCCAGCAACTCCACCACGCTTGGAACCTGATCCTCGACAACCTGGAAAAGCTCACCGTCAATCATTTCAAACCTGGTACGGAATGCTTCATGTCTCTCTACCAGTGCATCCATTATTACTCTGAATTGGGTAGGGTCAAGTTTTCCCCTTACCATATAAGAGGTGGCGAGATTGTACGCCGTACTCTCACCTTTCATCCACTCATGCACCACATACATTCTTCGCTGTGCAGAAGTGGTCTTGTATTTCTCTTTCTTAGTTACAGGCAAGATTGGGTCCACTGAATCAGAGTCACTTGTAGCCTGATGTTCAGCAATCCATTGAACCATGTGTTCAAATACAGAATGATCAAAAACCTCTTCCAGCCCCAAATTCAGTCCAAACATTTCTTTAATCCTCGACGCCAAGGAAATCGCTTTTAAAGAATGACCTCCAAGCTCAAAGAAATCATCTTCAAGGCCGACTGCTCCATTACCAAGCAACTCCTGCCACAATTGCGATAATACATGCCTTATCTCATCATCAGTCCGTTGAACCCTGACTTTCCCGGATGGAGATTGGTCTAATGCTGCGATAGAACCCGCTGCAACCTGCGACATACCTGCAAGCTGATACAACGCAACATCATGTTGATGAACAATGGGGTCAAAGGAATACGTCGGCAGCGAGATTTTCTGCCTACGCCCCGTTCCGTTTAACTGTTCCCAATCCAACTCCATGCCAGAGCACCAGCAAAAAGCAAGTACTTTCATTAAATACACGTCTGCCTCAAGCAAGCTCTGACGATCTCCAGTAAGAGCTATGATGTTTGGCTCTGAAAATGAATCCGGGGCTATTTGTTCTGTATCCTGCTGCTGATTCGAAACGATCCACAGCGCATGCCCAGCAGATTCAGAAAGCGTCTTGCGATTTAACAGTGTAAACAGGAAATTTGGAGATAACAGTGGTGCAATACTCGACGCATGGTCTGTTACAGTTGCATCTGTCATCCTTCCTGTCAAAGCATCTGACAATGCTCCTTCTTCTAGTGACCAATGCTCCAGATTGTATAAAAGCCCCACGGCATGTACTGGATCAAGTGCATCACTAATAACCAACCCCACCAGTTCGCCAACGCCTTGTCCACAGACAGCATCCGGCTTGATACCAAGCTGCATCACGGTTTTATAAAGAGCATATTGCACAACAAAGCATTGCATGCGCTCAAGCCTTGAATCAGTTAACGATCGCCCTATGCCTTGGCGAATGGCATACTGTTCCTTGGACTCAAAGAGGTTCAGTATCTCTTCAAAGTGCTGTTTGAATATCTCTGAGACCTGGCTGCGATACACAGAAGCATATAGTTCCCGAATCTTGCGCGCTTCCCAACTTGCATTTCCGCTGAGGTAAAACATGACCTTAGGCTTCCCATTCATCACACTTGCCTGTGTCTCGAACTCTACAGACTGCTCGCTTGGCGGAATATAACCGTCTACAACGATTAGTGCTTTACGATGAATGAATCTGCTTCTTCCCTTCTGTAGCGTCCACGCAGCATTGGGCAACTGCTCCGGCAATGCATGCATCGCCTGTAGAACCGAATCGTACGTGCGTTCCAGCGCAGATTCACTTTTGGCCGAGAAGGGCAGCAGAAGCAATAACTCATAATTGGCTTGGCTCTCTTGAACAGGAGGCTGCTCCAGAATGACGTGAGCATTGGTCCCCCCGATCCCAAACGAACTGACACCTGCTCGCAGGATGCGCTTCGCGTCTTCTAATGGCTGTGGCTCCCTGTTGATATAGAAGGGACTATGCTCCAGCTCCAACATCGGATTCGTCCGATTCATGTGAATCTGTGGCGGAACCACCCGGTGATAAAGCGTCAGTACGGTTTTAATAAAACCGGCGACACCTGCTGCCGCATCAAGATGCCCAATATTGGCTTTCACAGAACCTAGAGCACAATAATTTCTACGATCTGTTCCCCATGACTGCCTGAGCGCTTCAATTTCAATCGGGTCCCCCAGTTTGGTTCCTGTTCCATGCGCCTCCAGATAGGAGATCTCTTTTGGAGACACTCCCGAACGATGCAGGGCTGATTGAATAACCTTGACCTGCCCGGCCACACTCGGTGCCGTATATCCAATTTTGTCCATGCCATCATTATTAATCGCTGAACCTTTAATGACTGCATAGATATGATCTCCATCTCTCTGAGCATCGCGGAGTGACTTGAGCACAACCATTCCGCATCCATTACCAGACACCGTACCAGATGCCTGCTCATCAAACGGTCTGCAATGACCATCTTTTGAATAAATCATGCCTTCATGCCAGTGATAACCTTCTTTGAGCGGATAGGAGATAGAAACACCTCCCGCAAGTGCCACATCACACTCCCCCCGAATCAGCGATTCAGCAGCTTGATGGATAGCGACCAAAGAAGTCGAACATGCGGTCTGTACGGCCATACTCGGCCCTCTCAGATTTAATTTGTGAGATACCCGAGTTGTAATATAGTCCTTTTCATTTAAAGTCATGGCTTCAAAAGCCTGTAGCAAATTACCGGAACGACCGAGAAATTGCACCATCCATGGTAAGCTTAGTCCACTTCCCGCAAACAATCCTATAGATCCCTCATAACTGTAAGGATCACACCCGGCATGCTCAAGCGCCTCCCATGAGCACTGATGCAGCAGCCGTATTTGCGGATCCATCATGTTGGATTCCTGATGCGGATATTCGAAAAATCCGGAGTCAAAATACTCAGTATCTTGCAGTACACCTTTGGCCCGTACATAATCAGGATGTTTGAAGTCTTCCGGTCGTACACCCGCAGCGGTTAGATCCTCCTCATTCAGACGGGTGATACCATCCTTACCTGCCATTAGGTTATTCCAGAACTCATCAATATTTCTTGAGCCGGGAAAATGCCCTGCCATGCCAATGACTGCGATATCCGACGAAGAAGGAATTCTGCTACTGTGTTCTGAAGCAAACGGGATACTCTGTTCCGGTCTGCTCTGCTCCACTTTGCTGTGTTCAACTGTGCTCATTACATACTCTTTTGGAGCTGTTGTCGGGTCAGGGTTCGTAACAGGATATCCAGCCGAAGCGATATGTCCGCTCTCCTCTTGTACCTGTTGTGTAACTGTCGGCAGCATCTGCTCAGCCACCAGATGATTGACCAGTGATGCAATAGAGGAATGCTCAAACAATTGCACCAGCGGAACGCTTTTATCCAGATAGGCATTCAGGCGATTATTGATCAGAATAAGCCCCAGCGAGTTGCCTCCGATGTCAAAAAAGTGATCATGGATATTAACCGTATCCAGATTCAACATTTCCTTCCACGCTGCAATGAGCATCTGCTCCAGATCAACCTTTGCCCGCTCGATTCCTTGAATGGATGAGCCATAAACCAGAGCCGGATTAGCTTTCTCTCCCGTTTCAAAATCAGCCAGACGAAGGGCATTGCGATTCAGTTTGCCATTAGGCAGCACAGGCAGATTTTCCAGACGAATCAAGCGAGAAGGCATCATGTAGTGTGGAAGCCGCTGCTTTAACCAAGTCCGAAGCTGTACGTCTTCATCTTCCATAACGGAAGGCCCAAACCCAGGCTTCAGACTGTAGAAAAGGATTAATTGCAATGAATGTGGCT
This Paenibacillus xylanexedens DNA region includes the following protein-coding sequences:
- a CDS encoding beta-ketoacyl synthase N-terminal-like domain-containing protein, with the translated sequence MSSKSIQRGPELIVPEHYSTVAEMLIYIADIHPEKGMTYISSSGDEQFESYPELLMQARKYLQSLQEQGIQQGQVVILEIDQSQEFYRTFWACMLGGIIVAPVSPPAAWEPGSAGLEKFTKVWEVLGRPVVIVEEAYMPKYKQLAESPVFKGLMLISVNQLQAGQQMADLCPTSPDDIVFLQFSSGSTGIPKGVQLTNHNIIANSIACKTFLGAEEGDNVFTWLPHTHDMGIFGQHLTPVLSGANIMVMSPYTFVRSPYLFLRKITEHQGKWFCCTNFGFEWMVQKIPDSKLSTLDLSSLRMTLNGAEPISTSVIERFVKKFSSCGYRSNMMFPAYGMAEATVGVCTSRLGEEPRIERISRSRLVQEGLAVPVQLPSSDSHTSDVIEFVHEGYPMTGIQIRIADEQGEVLDERVVGEIQIRGESVTSGYYSLPEINREMYVDGWLRTGDLGYMADGSLVVSGRIKDIVFIRGQNHYAHDLEEILYQNSSIPRGNLTVVGHFNSLKQVEELLVFVKYKSSAPQFLEVRQDLIQRMRAGLGIEITHVLPIKVIPKTTSGKVQRFMLRNDYERGVFTKDIEAIEELIRKNTQQQGHETVSTSSLEYTVRKAWAEILQLPAGKIEMDTSFLALGGNSILSYQLLDKLSAHMGRELGQELLVFCSTVREMVEYLQELPAETKDFEQAETTDNHLNVHRAIAITGLSLRLPDADTQEQFWSNLVNGLDSVDRVSLERATRSKQPDWDDWIGELKQPDTFDHEFFEIPSEQAAFMDPQHRKLLEVAHEALEDAGMLVDHEDKRDVGVYVGINPSTYFDLVVDYMNRSLGKAVHSHAMVGNMSNIAAASISHMYNFTGPALSIDTACSSFLVALTQAVAAIQDKRISGAVVGGANILATPHVHQLSRNAGICSSTQHTKVFDREADGSVLGEGAVVVYLEPLTEAVRNNKHIYGVIRGTAVNNDGYSLGIMAPNPQGQYQVLRAAYRDANLNPSEISYIEAHGSGTRIGDPIEVNALLRLFREKGYTSDNSIGLGSVKTNIGHLFAASSGASLAKVLLSMQHGELAPSLHMDNPNPALRLEQSPFHIVSERRPWDVPEGKTRKAGISSFGLGGTNAHIVLEEWKAPVRAEAPARGQLLTFSAKSEQALKKLIDNTEQYVKKHADLAPEDLCFTRNRYRKHYRYRAAVAVSSTGEWNIEVMEFGFKPRNRAARVNIVVGGQEIRGEDEAEARQVIRPDVSNEDTVSTLNYWVTLLETLVRLVPSIQEIRGIASGEELVSRLHLDGEEYHNAHASQSIPVNNRVTLESLQDTPGKMANADIVIMIAADQTVQQIEYSGKESFIRLSAEPTLTMEDQLAVLLGQLYVRGAALDWEQLHPNGSGQIVHLPAHPFEPYVHWIDVNQGTEVMI